Proteins encoded within one genomic window of Bombus pyrosoma isolate SC7728 linkage group LG13, ASM1482585v1, whole genome shotgun sequence:
- the LOC122574179 gene encoding uncharacterized protein LOC122574179 isoform X2, with amino-acid sequence MLEPYQPKFQQEHRQSCTTIEQNQLQNRCTFSKCNILCGDYPAGHELNYISRQMRPRQNSVFIGSSMSFLPGGEGIPRRTKSALDLQFLMFSENNTSNEQNALKNLKPANESTKLLQDERKANIGQLSRLETSKSAFRNRGMSICQLDASPKLWQRDRRMSVCQFDRMEVLARPLQRNRGGSICHFDRMDVLARPLQRDRIGSAYRFDRMDVLARPNFSLGKILMSERRVSMSNFLEKDEGAAKGNQIARRLSSNGVEKIEKAASVDEAVCEKKKEKFAKYILEENKNTSYQLDQPSCSNAPESV; translated from the coding sequence AATCGGTGCACATTCTCGAAATGCAATATACTCTGCGGGGACTATCCGGCGGGGcacgaattaaattatatttcgcgtCAAATGCGACCAAGGCAAAACAGTGTGTTCATTGGATCTAGCATGTCCTTCCTCCCTGGAGGTGAAGGTATACCGCGTCGCACAAAAAGCGCTCTCGATCTTCAGTTCTTAATGTTTTCGGAGAACAACACCTCCAACGAACAGAATGCTTTAAAAAACCTGAAGCCAGCCAACGAGTCCACGAAATTGTTACAAGACGAACGAAAGGCTAATATCGGTCAATTGAGCAGACTCGAAACGTCTAAGTCTGCCTTTCGAAACAGAGGAATGAGTATCTGTCAATTAGATGCTTCCCCAAAATTATGGCAACGAGACCGTCGGATGAGTGTCTGCCAATTTGACAGGATGGAGGTACTTGCCAGACCGTTGCAAAGAAATCGTGGTGGAAGTATTTGTCACTTCGATAGAATGGACGTGTTAGCCAGACCGCTGCAGAGAGATCGTATAGGTAGTGCTTACCGTTTTGATAGAATGGATGTTCTGGCTAGGCCAAATTTTTCTCTTGGCAAAATCTTAATGAGCGAAAGACGTGTCAGCATGAGTAATTTTCTCGAGAAAGACGAGGGAGCAGCAAAAGGTAATCAAATAGCACGGCGTCTAAGCAGCAATGGCGTTGAGAAAATCGAGAAGGCAGCATCTGTCGACGAAGCGGtatgtgaaaagaaaaaggagaaatttgCCAAATATATactcgaagaaaataaaaatacctcTTATCAACTGGACCAACCGTCGTGCAGCAACGCACCCGAAAGTGTTTGA